In the genome of Fructilactobacillus hinvesii, the window ACGTCTCCGTCGTACAGTTTTTTCCCCCGTCGATTTTCTGGTTCGTCGTTTAGATATACGGTTTTTTCGCGTAAAAACCACTTGGCTTGTCCTCCAGAAGCAATTACGTTTTCCATTTTCAGCAATTGGCCTAACGTCACGTAGGGCGTTGTAATCAAAACTTCTTTTTTCATGTTGCCACCTGCTTTCGTTATTGCTAATTATACCCTTTCCTAATTAAAAAGTACACCCAGCTCGCGTTTATGAGCCGTTTCAGCCATTTT includes:
- the yaaA gene encoding S4 domain-containing protein YaaA codes for the protein MKKEVLITTPYVTLGQLLKMENVIASGGQAKWFLREKTVYLNDEPENRRGKKLYDGDVVRVPEVGLFFIKAQ